In a single window of the Natronosalvus caseinilyticus genome:
- a CDS encoding glycosyltransferase family 4 protein yields MRIAFVSFETAHHRETETNERFRTVLDLLTNRGHEIHVCCAQFWPGEASTLERDDVVYHGVSTGLEARQSFLLRLPFVLRSIGPDVIHASADPAGQARAANWGATLARAPMVLEWYGAGIGVDGAVGIPDDRGHRYAARNADRIVTPSRMVRTWVRERGASGERVDVVPNPIDLERIEATPPGDRVDVVYARRLDEGANLESLLLGLAELRDRNWHTLVLGDGPQRGMYEQLTRDLRIDDRVTFAGETSRNERIAAYRSAHVFAQTATECVFPTEFAWALGAGCVGIVEYHADSAAHELVEGWERGFRTTSEQELADAILEAGDLEHRTYDESFANLDRGAVLETYLETYRELQDARGLL; encoded by the coding sequence ATGCGAATCGCGTTCGTCTCCTTCGAAACCGCCCACCACCGAGAGACGGAGACGAACGAACGCTTTCGGACCGTTCTCGACCTCCTCACCAACCGCGGCCACGAGATCCACGTCTGCTGCGCGCAGTTCTGGCCAGGCGAGGCGTCCACGCTCGAGCGAGACGACGTCGTCTACCACGGCGTCTCGACCGGCCTCGAGGCGCGCCAGTCGTTCCTGCTTCGCCTCCCGTTCGTCCTCCGATCGATCGGCCCGGACGTGATTCACGCTAGTGCCGACCCCGCGGGCCAGGCGCGGGCGGCCAACTGGGGCGCGACGCTGGCTCGAGCCCCGATGGTCCTCGAGTGGTACGGCGCGGGGATCGGCGTCGACGGTGCCGTCGGCATCCCGGACGACCGCGGCCATCGCTACGCGGCCCGGAACGCCGACCGCATCGTCACACCGTCGCGGATGGTCCGGACCTGGGTCAGAGAGCGAGGCGCTTCGGGTGAACGCGTCGACGTCGTCCCGAACCCGATCGACCTCGAGCGGATCGAGGCGACGCCGCCGGGCGACCGGGTCGACGTCGTCTACGCCCGGCGACTCGACGAGGGGGCGAACCTCGAGAGCCTGCTCCTCGGGCTCGCAGAACTCCGGGACCGAAACTGGCACACCCTCGTCCTCGGGGACGGCCCGCAGCGAGGGATGTACGAGCAACTCACGCGGGACCTGCGGATCGACGACCGGGTGACATTCGCCGGGGAAACGAGTCGGAACGAGCGCATCGCGGCCTACCGGAGCGCGCACGTCTTCGCCCAGACCGCCACCGAGTGCGTCTTCCCGACCGAGTTCGCCTGGGCGCTCGGGGCGGGTTGTGTCGGCATCGTCGAGTACCACGCCGACTCCGCGGCTCACGAACTCGTCGAGGGCTGGGAGCGGGGCTTCCGGACCACGAGCGAACAGGAGCTCGCCGACGCCATCCTCGAGGCCGGCGACCTCGAGCACCGGACCTACGACGAGTCGTTCGCGAACCTGGATCGGGGGGCGGTGCTGGAGACGTACCTCGAGACCTATCGGGAGCTCCAGGACGCACGCGGGCTGCTCTAA
- a CDS encoding PAS domain-containing sensor histidine kinase produces MSERVEDVDAGFWDGEDSAAARQRCRSLVNAIDDGITVVDANGEVTFANERAEELLERPRDVLVSADDARWTLVDETGERLEPGESPFDRVCARQTSVADQIVGRRRPSGACTWLSVNGAPQWNENDEFDGAVFVVEDVTDQRNAESEVEEILGRVTDAFYALDEDFRFTHANERAEELLQATEDELLGEVLWELYPEAAEIDDVWNAFQAAMETQEPQGYELYFDPLEFWVEATIYPSETGVSVYFRDVTERKEREQYLEAAKAQLEAATEAGAVGTWEWYVSEDSFVTGASFARTFGVDPEAAREGVPLDQVLSSIHEDDRDRVAAEIENAVEHCESYEAEYRVWDADDELRWVVARGHVECDEDGNAERFPGALTDITERKRAELEVEKQSRELETLFQVLPVGAVVANADGSLRRANDTARDIWGGDVFDAESVEEYEKYPAVWSDSGEPVGPEDWTMYQVLQGEEVTEPNIYEIDAFDGEQRIIMEHGKPVRDEYGNVSRAVVTLTDITERREYQRKLKESNERLEQFAYAASHDLQEPLRMVTSYLQLLENRYDDAFDEDGQEFLEFAVDGAERMREMIDGLLEYSRVDTRGDPFEPVDLNGVLEDVREDLTVRIEESDAEIATDDLPRVNGDASQLRQLFQNLLSNAIEYRGEEPPQIDVTAERTGEHWVLSVRDEGVGIDREDAERIFEVFQRLHTHEEHPGTGIGLALCERIVERHGGEIWVESEPGEGATFSFTLPVARAE; encoded by the coding sequence ATGAGTGAGCGAGTCGAGGACGTCGACGCGGGGTTCTGGGATGGCGAAGACAGCGCTGCGGCCCGTCAGCGCTGTCGATCGCTGGTGAACGCGATCGATGACGGGATCACGGTCGTCGACGCCAACGGCGAGGTGACGTTCGCGAACGAGCGTGCCGAGGAACTCCTCGAACGGCCTCGCGACGTCCTCGTCTCCGCGGACGATGCCCGCTGGACCCTCGTCGACGAGACTGGCGAACGACTCGAGCCAGGCGAGTCTCCGTTCGACCGCGTTTGCGCTCGACAGACCTCCGTCGCCGATCAGATCGTTGGCCGTCGTCGGCCCTCCGGAGCGTGCACGTGGCTGTCGGTCAACGGCGCGCCACAGTGGAACGAGAACGACGAGTTCGACGGCGCCGTCTTCGTGGTCGAGGACGTCACCGACCAGCGCAACGCGGAGAGCGAAGTCGAGGAGATTCTCGGACGGGTAACCGACGCGTTCTACGCCCTCGACGAGGACTTCCGGTTCACCCACGCCAACGAGCGGGCCGAAGAGTTGCTCCAGGCGACCGAGGACGAACTGCTCGGCGAAGTGCTGTGGGAACTGTACCCGGAGGCGGCCGAAATCGACGACGTGTGGAACGCCTTCCAGGCGGCGATGGAAACCCAGGAACCCCAGGGGTACGAACTCTACTTCGATCCCCTGGAATTCTGGGTCGAAGCGACCATCTACCCCTCCGAGACCGGCGTGTCGGTGTACTTCCGGGACGTCACCGAGCGCAAAGAGCGCGAGCAGTACCTGGAAGCTGCCAAGGCGCAACTCGAGGCGGCGACGGAAGCCGGCGCCGTCGGCACCTGGGAGTGGTACGTCTCCGAGGATTCGTTCGTCACCGGTGCCTCATTCGCTCGAACGTTCGGCGTCGATCCGGAAGCCGCTCGCGAGGGCGTCCCGCTCGACCAGGTGCTGTCGTCGATCCACGAAGACGACCGCGACCGCGTCGCCGCGGAAATCGAGAACGCCGTCGAGCACTGCGAGTCGTACGAGGCGGAGTACCGCGTCTGGGACGCCGACGACGAACTTCGGTGGGTCGTCGCCCGCGGCCACGTCGAGTGCGACGAAGACGGTAACGCCGAGCGGTTCCCCGGCGCACTCACCGACATCACGGAACGCAAGCGAGCCGAACTCGAGGTCGAAAAACAGTCGAGAGAACTCGAGACGCTGTTTCAGGTCCTGCCCGTCGGCGCCGTAGTCGCGAACGCGGACGGATCGCTGCGCAGGGCGAACGACACGGCCAGGGACATCTGGGGTGGCGATGTCTTCGATGCCGAATCCGTCGAGGAGTACGAGAAGTACCCTGCGGTGTGGTCGGACTCGGGCGAACCGGTCGGGCCCGAGGACTGGACGATGTACCAGGTGCTCCAGGGCGAGGAAGTCACGGAGCCGAACATCTACGAGATCGACGCGTTCGACGGCGAGCAGCGAATCATCATGGAACACGGCAAGCCGGTGCGAGACGAGTACGGGAACGTGAGTCGCGCCGTCGTGACGCTCACCGACATCACCGAGCGCCGGGAGTACCAGCGAAAACTCAAGGAGTCGAACGAGCGCCTCGAGCAGTTCGCCTACGCCGCCAGTCACGACCTCCAGGAGCCCCTGCGGATGGTCACGAGCTATCTCCAGTTGCTCGAGAACCGGTACGACGACGCTTTCGACGAGGACGGGCAGGAGTTTCTCGAATTCGCCGTCGACGGCGCCGAACGCATGCGCGAGATGATCGACGGACTCCTCGAGTACTCGCGCGTCGATACGCGCGGCGATCCGTTCGAACCGGTCGACCTGAACGGCGTCCTCGAAGACGTCCGGGAGGATCTCACGGTGCGGATCGAAGAGAGCGACGCCGAGATCGCGACCGACGACCTGCCCCGTGTGAACGGCGACGCCAGCCAGTTGCGACAACTGTTCCAGAATCTCCTGTCGAACGCGATCGAGTACCGGGGTGAGGAGCCACCGCAGATCGACGTCACTGCCGAGCGAACGGGCGAGCACTGGGTGCTTTCGGTTCGCGACGAGGGTGTCGGGATCGATCGGGAGGATGCAGAGCGCATTTTCGAGGTGTTCCAGCGGCTACATACGCACGAAGAACATCCGGGCACCGGTATCGGGCTCGCGCTGTGTGAGCGTATCGTCGAACGCCACGGTGGCGAGATCTGGGTCGAGTCCGAACCCGGCGAGGGCGCGACGTTCTCGTTTACGCTTCCCGTGGCTCGAGCGGAGTGA
- a CDS encoding DUF1616 domain-containing protein: MIRSLVRPHVRRLPADLTGVLALTALTNVVVFAPVIRETPLRVPFGLVFVLIAPGYALVALVFPERGPVDRFDDANGGVQSPTTILERPRSWWGTIDGPERIAFSIASSAIIVPMIGFILITVQGTFRFGPTFVAVSVVTVALTAGAIWERLALSPADRFRVPYDEWMDTLRTSVFDSDSRRSAILNVTLICTILLVIASVGYAATALPQDDEYSTIYVLSEDDADPILEIPPGESQEVVVGVDNHEERTTTYTVVVVEQEMDVSENETRVVDQRELERFEATVDHDETWRLAHDVEPTANGEVRIVWLLYVDDAPAEPSIESAAYRVHLWVEEGES; encoded by the coding sequence ATGATTCGCTCGCTCGTCCGACCCCACGTTCGTCGACTGCCGGCGGACCTGACGGGAGTCCTCGCTCTCACGGCCCTGACGAACGTCGTCGTGTTTGCCCCGGTGATACGGGAAACGCCCCTTCGTGTTCCGTTCGGTCTCGTCTTCGTCCTCATCGCTCCAGGATACGCGCTGGTTGCTCTCGTGTTTCCAGAGCGCGGGCCAGTAGACCGGTTCGACGATGCCAACGGCGGGGTTCAGTCGCCGACGACGATTCTCGAACGTCCCCGGTCGTGGTGGGGAACGATCGACGGCCCGGAACGCATCGCGTTTTCAATCGCTTCGAGCGCCATTATCGTCCCGATGATCGGTTTCATCCTAATTACTGTTCAGGGGACGTTCCGATTTGGACCGACGTTCGTCGCCGTCTCGGTCGTTACCGTCGCCCTCACGGCCGGCGCAATCTGGGAACGCCTGGCGCTCTCACCGGCCGATCGGTTTCGAGTTCCATATGACGAGTGGATGGACACTCTTCGCACGTCGGTTTTCGATTCTGATTCTCGCCGCTCAGCGATCCTGAACGTCACCCTGATCTGCACGATACTGCTCGTGATCGCGAGCGTTGGATACGCCGCCACGGCACTTCCACAAGACGACGAGTACTCCACGATATACGTTCTCTCCGAAGACGATGCGGATCCGATACTCGAGATCCCGCCAGGAGAGAGCCAGGAGGTCGTCGTGGGGGTAGACAACCACGAAGAGCGGACTACGACGTACACGGTCGTCGTCGTCGAACAGGAGATGGACGTCTCGGAAAACGAAACCCGCGTCGTCGACCAGCGCGAGCTCGAGCGGTTCGAGGCGACGGTCGATCACGACGAGACGTGGCGTCTCGCTCACGACGTCGAGCCGACTGCGAACGGCGAGGTGCGCATCGTCTGGTTGCTGTACGTCGACGACGCTCCTGCGGAGCCGTCGATCGAGTCCGCAGCGTACCGGGTGCACCTGTGGGTCGAGGAAGGCGAATCGTGA
- a CDS encoding carboxylate--amine ligase, protein MVTDASGREAVLLPAKFNPACYACVRSLAECGVHTIVASEHEDVPAGGSRFCNEQIQICSPDDDLVAYKDALKGIAARPDVRAILPLRPADPYVFATYRDEFEQYASVIAPPTGALEVVNDRTKLFDAAREAGVPVPETRCLDEVDRWDDAFVIKSRYNLLTAELTPSLASDTSAVEKDVVYVEPGDEPDKAAIRATMRHEPIVQEYVRHDDQYVFGALYDQGEAVATFQHRQIRGTSYTGGGGVYRESIHDPKLEAVGRTLLDSLDWHGIACIEYAKDATTGEYKLLEINPRFWQSLPCAVRAGADFPAYYWLQALDRKSSIDARYERGVRSHYLYGEVHYLLSLRRDDPILVDRPPILATTREILESCVRAPHFDVFRFGDPVPFSRELRRVLQHRIG, encoded by the coding sequence ATGGTCACCGACGCGTCCGGCCGGGAAGCGGTCCTTCTCCCCGCAAAATTCAATCCTGCCTGCTACGCGTGCGTTCGCTCGCTCGCCGAGTGCGGCGTCCACACGATCGTCGCCTCGGAACACGAAGACGTCCCTGCTGGCGGATCGCGATTCTGTAACGAACAGATCCAGATCTGTTCCCCCGACGACGACCTCGTCGCGTACAAAGACGCACTGAAGGGAATCGCCGCTCGACCGGACGTCCGGGCGATCCTCCCGCTCCGCCCGGCCGATCCGTACGTGTTCGCGACCTACCGGGACGAGTTCGAACAATACGCGTCGGTGATCGCGCCGCCGACCGGGGCGCTCGAGGTCGTCAACGACCGGACGAAACTCTTCGACGCCGCTCGCGAGGCCGGCGTTCCGGTTCCCGAAACGCGATGTCTCGACGAGGTCGACCGATGGGACGACGCGTTCGTCATCAAATCCAGGTACAATCTTCTCACCGCGGAACTCACGCCGTCGCTCGCCTCGGATACGTCCGCGGTCGAAAAGGACGTGGTCTACGTCGAACCCGGAGACGAACCCGACAAAGCGGCGATTCGCGCCACCATGCGACACGAACCGATCGTCCAGGAGTACGTTCGACACGACGACCAGTACGTGTTCGGCGCGCTGTACGACCAGGGCGAGGCGGTCGCGACGTTCCAGCACCGACAGATTCGCGGAACCTCGTACACCGGCGGTGGCGGCGTCTATCGGGAGTCCATACACGATCCGAAACTGGAGGCCGTCGGCCGTACGCTACTGGATAGCCTCGACTGGCACGGCATCGCGTGCATCGAGTACGCGAAGGACGCCACCACCGGCGAGTACAAACTGCTCGAGATCAACCCGCGGTTCTGGCAATCGCTCCCCTGTGCGGTCCGGGCGGGCGCCGACTTTCCGGCGTACTACTGGCTGCAGGCGCTCGACCGGAAATCGTCGATCGACGCGAGGTACGAACGTGGCGTCAGGAGTCACTACCTCTACGGCGAAGTACACTACCTGCTCAGCCTCCGACGGGACGACCCGATACTCGTCGACCGTCCCCCGATTCTGGCCACGACGCGAGAGATTCTCGAGTCGTGCGTCCGGGCACCTCACTTCGACGTCTTCCGGTTTGGCGATCCCGTTCCGTTCTCGCGTGAACTCCGGCGGGTTCTTCAACACAGGATCGGGTAG